The following proteins are encoded in a genomic region of Odocoileus virginianus isolate 20LAN1187 ecotype Illinois chromosome 14, Ovbor_1.2, whole genome shotgun sequence:
- the LOC110152043 gene encoding survival motor neuron protein isoform X1: protein MAMGGGGGGGGSGSGFPEPEDSVLFRRGTGESDDSDIWDDTALIKAYDKAVASFKHALKNGDISEASEKPRGTPKRKSAKKNKSQRKNTTTPSQQWKVGDKCCAIWSEDGCIYPATIASIDFMRETCVVVYTGYGNREEQNLSALLPPTSEVANTQQNAQENENESQISTDESENSSRSPPNKPNNIRSRAAPWNSFLPPPPHMPGSGLGPGKSGLKFSGPPPPPPPPPPPPPHFLSHWLPPFPSGPPLIPPPPPICPDSLDDADALGSMLISWYMSGYHTGYYMGFKQSKKEGRHSHFN from the exons ATGGCGATGGGCggcggaggaggcggcggcggcagtGGCAGCGGCTTCCCAGAGCCGGAGGACTCGGTACTGTTCCGGCGCGGCACTGGCGAG AGTGATGATTCTGACATTTGGGATGATACAGCATTGATAAAAGCATATGATAAAGCTGTGGCTTCATTTAAG CACGCTCTGAAGAATGGTGACATTTCTGAAGCCTCAGAAAAACCCAGAGGCACACCTAAAAGAAAATCTGCTAAGAAGAATAAAAGCCAAAGAAAGAACACCACAACTCCTTCACAGCAG TGGAAAGTTGGTGACAAATGTTGTGCCATTTGGTCAGAAGACGGATGCATTTACCCAGCTACTATCGCTTCAATTGATTTTATGAGAGAAACCTGTGTTGTGGTTTACACTGGATACGGAAATAGAGAGGAGCAAAATCTGTCTGCTCTACTTCCCCCGACCTCTGAAGTAGCTAATACACAGCAAAATGCTCAGGAG aatgaaaatgaaagtcaaattTCAACAGATGAAAGTGAGAACTCCTCCAGGTCTCCTCCAAATAAACCAAATAATATTAGGTCGAGAGCTGCTCCATGGAACTCTTTTCTGCCTCCACCACCCCATATGCCAGGATCAGGCCTGGGACCAGGAAAG TCAGGTCTAAAATTCAGTGGcccgccgccaccaccaccaccgccgccgccaccaccaccgCATTTCCTGTCACACTGGCTGCCTCCATTTCCTTCTGGACCACCA CTGATTCCGCCACCACCTCCCATATGTCCAGATTCTCTGGATGATGCTGATGCTTTGGGAAGTATGTTAATCTCTTGGTACATGAGTGGTTATCATACTGGTTATTACATG GGTTTcaaacaaagtaaaaaagaaggaaggcacTCACATTTCAATTAA
- the LOC110152043 gene encoding survival motor neuron protein isoform X2, with amino-acid sequence MAMGGGGGGGGSGSGFPEPEDSVLFRRGTGESDDSDIWDDTALIKAYDKAVASFKHALKNGDISEASEKPRGTPKRKSAKKNKSQRKNTTTPSQQWKVGDKCCAIWSEDGCIYPATIASIDFMRETCVVVYTGYGNREEQNLSALLPPTSEVANTQQNAQENENESQISTDESENSSRSPPNKPNNIRSRAAPWNSFLPPPPHMPGSGLGPGKSGLKFSGPPPPPPPPPPPPPHFLSHWLPPFPSGPPLIPPPPPICPDSLDDADALGSMLISWYMSGYHTGYYMIQMQLSPKEMVF; translated from the exons ATGGCGATGGGCggcggaggaggcggcggcggcagtGGCAGCGGCTTCCCAGAGCCGGAGGACTCGGTACTGTTCCGGCGCGGCACTGGCGAG AGTGATGATTCTGACATTTGGGATGATACAGCATTGATAAAAGCATATGATAAAGCTGTGGCTTCATTTAAG CACGCTCTGAAGAATGGTGACATTTCTGAAGCCTCAGAAAAACCCAGAGGCACACCTAAAAGAAAATCTGCTAAGAAGAATAAAAGCCAAAGAAAGAACACCACAACTCCTTCACAGCAG TGGAAAGTTGGTGACAAATGTTGTGCCATTTGGTCAGAAGACGGATGCATTTACCCAGCTACTATCGCTTCAATTGATTTTATGAGAGAAACCTGTGTTGTGGTTTACACTGGATACGGAAATAGAGAGGAGCAAAATCTGTCTGCTCTACTTCCCCCGACCTCTGAAGTAGCTAATACACAGCAAAATGCTCAGGAG aatgaaaatgaaagtcaaattTCAACAGATGAAAGTGAGAACTCCTCCAGGTCTCCTCCAAATAAACCAAATAATATTAGGTCGAGAGCTGCTCCATGGAACTCTTTTCTGCCTCCACCACCCCATATGCCAGGATCAGGCCTGGGACCAGGAAAG TCAGGTCTAAAATTCAGTGGcccgccgccaccaccaccaccgccgccgccaccaccaccgCATTTCCTGTCACACTGGCTGCCTCCATTTCCTTCTGGACCACCA CTGATTCCGCCACCACCTCCCATATGTCCAGATTCTCTGGATGATGCTGATGCTTTGGGAAGTATGTTAATCTCTTGGTACATGAGTGGTTATCATACTGGTTATTACATG ATTCAGATGCAGCTCTCTCCCAAGGAGATGGTATTTTGA